From one Dehalobacter sp. 12DCB1 genomic stretch:
- the glyS gene encoding glycine--tRNA ligase subunit beta: MSKDFLLEIGMEEMPAKFAPGAVAQLENNARKMLAELRLAYKNLQCFVTPRRLTLYVEALAEKQQDISEEVKGPAQKAAFDAEGKPTKAAEGFARGQGVKTEDFFLKEINGVPYVYAVKSQKGEETEKLLPQVSLNLVTSLNFPKPMRWGDYDIRFARPIRWLISLFGDEVIPFSYAGIQAGRTSRGHRTLGSYIRIVQPAEYLNALESVFVLADQEKRKQNIWSQIQLLAAKVGGKVDQDEDLLTEICHLVEYPTALLGEVDVKYMVLPGEVITTPMKEHQRYFPVRAEDGKLLPYFITVRNGDRTSLDIVKEGNKKVLKARLEDAAFYYREDLKSPLHTLIPKLDRVVYHEKLGTVGQRVARLQKLAVAIANEMGLNTKEIELVDRTAYLAKADLVSHMVYDFPELQGIMGAYYAGSNGEAPAVCAGILEHYRPRHAGDVFPSSVTGKVVSLADKLDAIVGSFGIGIQPTGSQDPYALRRQALGIVGLMVQDELNLSLLRLIEESYSIFTVQGITLEPLEKIRPALLDFFIQRVRYLLQESGLRYDTIDAVMAHGIEKPAHLMKKAVVLAQVRDEADDFVSYSNAYVRCVNLCKKAAAEAWQVSNLQGSSELTLAQCLHEKAPLIRTAVNNADFRKAYAFAAEIVPLIEKLFEDVMIMVEDEKLRNARLGLLKSCAEALGCLGDLTLLA, from the coding sequence ATGAGCAAGGACTTTTTACTGGAAATAGGCATGGAAGAAATGCCCGCTAAGTTTGCACCAGGTGCAGTGGCCCAGCTGGAGAACAATGCCCGAAAAATGCTGGCGGAACTGCGTTTAGCGTATAAGAATCTGCAGTGTTTTGTGACACCGAGGCGTCTGACACTCTATGTAGAAGCCCTGGCTGAAAAGCAGCAGGATATCAGTGAAGAAGTCAAAGGGCCTGCTCAGAAGGCTGCATTCGATGCCGAAGGCAAACCGACAAAAGCGGCTGAAGGATTTGCACGCGGACAGGGTGTTAAGACCGAAGACTTTTTTCTGAAAGAAATCAATGGCGTGCCCTATGTGTATGCTGTAAAATCCCAAAAAGGCGAAGAAACCGAAAAGCTGCTGCCACAGGTCTCGCTGAATCTGGTTACAAGCCTTAATTTTCCGAAACCGATGCGCTGGGGAGATTATGACATCCGTTTTGCGCGCCCGATCCGCTGGCTGATCTCCTTGTTTGGCGACGAGGTAATCCCTTTCAGCTATGCCGGAATTCAGGCCGGAAGAACCTCTCGTGGACACCGTACACTTGGCAGCTATATCCGGATCGTTCAGCCGGCTGAATATCTGAATGCATTGGAATCGGTCTTTGTGCTGGCCGACCAAGAGAAAAGAAAACAGAATATCTGGAGCCAGATCCAGCTATTGGCCGCTAAGGTTGGCGGCAAAGTCGACCAGGACGAGGACCTGCTGACAGAGATATGTCATCTGGTGGAATATCCGACCGCTCTTCTGGGCGAAGTCGATGTCAAATATATGGTCCTGCCGGGAGAAGTCATCACCACGCCGATGAAGGAACATCAGCGTTATTTTCCGGTCAGGGCAGAAGACGGTAAATTACTGCCATACTTCATTACGGTACGGAATGGCGATAGAACCTCGCTCGATATCGTGAAAGAGGGCAATAAGAAAGTGCTCAAAGCCCGTCTGGAAGATGCTGCTTTCTATTACCGGGAAGATCTGAAAAGTCCGCTGCATACCCTGATTCCAAAACTCGACAGGGTTGTGTATCACGAGAAGCTTGGTACCGTCGGACAAAGGGTCGCCCGTCTTCAGAAACTGGCTGTTGCGATTGCGAACGAAATGGGTCTCAATACAAAAGAAATAGAACTGGTCGACCGGACGGCCTATCTGGCCAAAGCAGATCTTGTATCGCACATGGTTTACGATTTCCCTGAACTTCAGGGAATCATGGGTGCATATTATGCCGGAAGCAATGGCGAAGCCCCGGCCGTTTGTGCTGGAATTCTCGAACATTACCGTCCGCGTCATGCTGGAGACGTGTTCCCTTCCTCTGTAACCGGGAAAGTGGTCAGTCTCGCAGATAAGCTTGATGCAATCGTCGGTTCTTTCGGGATCGGCATCCAACCCACCGGTTCGCAGGACCCGTATGCGCTAAGGCGTCAGGCGCTTGGAATCGTCGGCTTGATGGTTCAAGACGAACTGAACCTGTCTCTTCTGCGGCTAATCGAAGAGTCCTACAGCATCTTTACCGTGCAGGGAATCACGCTGGAACCGCTGGAGAAGATCAGACCGGCCCTTCTGGACTTCTTCATTCAAAGGGTCCGCTACCTGCTCCAGGAATCCGGACTGCGCTACGATACGATTGACGCTGTCATGGCCCACGGAATAGAAAAGCCTGCTCATCTAATGAAAAAGGCCGTAGTACTCGCCCAAGTCAGGGATGAAGCTGACGACTTTGTTTCCTACAGCAACGCCTATGTCCGTTGCGTGAACCTCTGCAAGAAAGCAGCTGCCGAAGCATGGCAGGTTTCCAATCTACAAGGAAGCTCGGAGCTGACGCTGGCTCAATGCCTGCACGAAAAAGCTCCGTTAATCCGGACGGCTGTGAACAATGCAGATTTTAGGAAAGCCTATGCGTTTGCTGCTGAAATCGTGCCATTGATCGAAAAACTGTTCGAAGATGTCATGATCATGGTCGAAGATGAAAAGCTCAGAAATGCTCGTCTGGGATTGTTGAAGAGCTGTGCGGAAGCGCTGGGCTGTCTCGGAGACCTGACACTTCTGGCATAG
- the glyQ gene encoding glycine--tRNA ligase subunit alpha: MKFQDLILDLNQFWGEQGCIIAQPYDIEKGAGTMNPATFLRALGPEPWNVAYVEPSRRPTDGRYGENPNRLQHYFQYQVILKPSPDNVQELYLESLERLGINPADHDIRFVEDNWESPTLGAWGLGWEVWLDGMEITQFTYFQQCGGIDCKPVCAEITYGIERLATFIQGKDSVFDIEWVGDISYGDIYLQNEIDFSRYNFEVADIDALRQWFDMYEKEAERTVQAGLVVPAYDYVLKCSHAFNLLEARGAISVTERTGYIARVRNLARLCAQAYVTQRETLGFPLLKKRGE, translated from the coding sequence ATGAAATTTCAAGATCTTATTCTGGACCTTAACCAGTTTTGGGGTGAACAGGGATGCATTATTGCCCAGCCCTACGATATTGAAAAAGGCGCAGGAACCATGAATCCGGCTACCTTTTTGCGGGCACTTGGCCCGGAACCCTGGAATGTGGCTTATGTGGAGCCGTCCAGGCGTCCGACTGACGGCAGATACGGTGAAAATCCGAACCGTCTGCAGCACTATTTTCAGTATCAGGTCATTCTGAAGCCTTCGCCGGATAATGTCCAGGAGCTTTATCTCGAAAGCCTGGAACGGCTCGGGATTAATCCGGCTGACCATGATATCCGGTTTGTGGAAGACAACTGGGAATCCCCTACACTGGGGGCCTGGGGACTTGGCTGGGAAGTTTGGCTGGACGGCATGGAAATCACCCAGTTTACCTATTTTCAGCAGTGCGGTGGCATTGACTGCAAACCCGTCTGCGCAGAAATCACGTATGGAATAGAACGGCTCGCGACCTTCATTCAGGGCAAGGACAGCGTCTTTGATATTGAGTGGGTCGGAGATATCAGCTACGGTGATATTTATCTGCAGAATGAAATTGATTTTTCACGCTACAACTTTGAAGTGGCCGATATTGATGCGCTGCGGCAGTGGTTTGATATGTACGAGAAGGAAGCAGAGCGGACCGTCCAGGCAGGCCTGGTCGTGCCGGCTTACGACTATGTACTGAAATGCTCCCATGCGTTTAACCTTCTGGAAGCCCGGGGTGCAATCAGTGTGACGGAAAGAACCGGGTACATTGCCAGAGTAAGAAACCTAGCCCGTCTGTGTGCCCAGGCCTATGTCACCCAGAGGGAAACACTTGGGTTTCCTTTGCTGAAAAAAAGGGGGGAATAA
- the recO gene encoding DNA repair protein RecO has translation MAVYQADAIVIRSREYGESDRLVTLFSREKGKLEAVAKGVRKPKSTQRGGTQLFTYADFLLYRGKTLDTVNQAQPRENFIHLWDDFDRTITASAMVELLDISTVREQPDPELFTLTLSFLFLLKHLNAYMAQAAYALRLMHLQGYLPSMEGCTECGGDLYGEQVYLSAEAGGFLCAACKNNRIVRALNPGSLALMRQLYQADLTKLDRMRWNKKMRQEILESLCYYCEQKFERRLLAWRQGSEFWKN, from the coding sequence ATGGCGGTCTATCAGGCGGATGCAATTGTAATCCGCAGCAGGGAGTATGGTGAGTCGGACAGGCTCGTCACGCTTTTTTCAAGGGAAAAAGGAAAGCTTGAGGCTGTGGCCAAGGGAGTTCGAAAACCCAAAAGTACCCAAAGAGGTGGGACGCAGCTTTTTACGTATGCCGATTTTTTGCTGTACAGGGGGAAAACACTGGATACGGTGAATCAGGCTCAGCCCCGGGAGAATTTCATCCATCTCTGGGACGATTTTGACCGGACGATCACCGCGTCGGCAATGGTCGAGCTGCTGGATATTTCTACTGTCAGAGAACAGCCTGATCCAGAATTGTTCACCCTTACCTTAAGTTTTCTTTTTTTGCTCAAACATCTTAATGCATATATGGCTCAGGCCGCTTATGCGCTCAGGCTAATGCACCTGCAGGGCTATTTGCCATCGATGGAGGGTTGTACCGAATGTGGCGGAGACCTTTACGGAGAACAGGTCTATTTGAGTGCGGAGGCCGGAGGTTTTCTCTGTGCTGCTTGTAAAAACAACCGGATTGTCAGAGCGCTGAATCCGGGAAGCCTGGCCTTGATGCGCCAGCTGTACCAGGCTGATCTCACGAAGCTTGACCGAATGCGCTGGAACAAAAAAATGCGGCAGGAAATCCTCGAAAGCCTGTGCTACTACTGTGAACAGAAATTTGAACGCAGACTCCTGGCCTGGAGACAAGGCAGTGAGTTCTGGAAGAATTGA